The Deltaproteobacteria bacterium genome window below encodes:
- a CDS encoding DUF433 domain-containing protein: protein MTNWDTCPAVERKPGKVSGAWVFAGTRIPLSALYENLAGGATIDQFVEWFPGVNEQQVRAVLEHEAKALRTAATT from the coding sequence ATGACGAATTGGGACACGTGCCCGGCCGTGGAACGGAAGCCGGGAAAAGTCAGCGGCGCGTGGGTGTTTGCGGGAACACGGATTCCATTGTCCGCGCTGTACGAGAACCTCGCCGGTGGCGCCACGATCGACCAGTTCGTCGAGTGGTTCCCGGGCGTCAATGAGCAACAGGTCCGCGCGGTGCTCGAACACGAGGCGAAAGCGCTGAGAACGGCGGCAACGACTTGA
- a CDS encoding DUF433 domain-containing protein — translation MDRIAVDPRIHFGKPCVAGTRIAVQDVLELVDEDIPFNQIIRDYYPDLTVEDVHACIRYAIALVGAEDIRLRPATG, via the coding sequence ATGGACCGAATCGCCGTTGATCCGAGAATTCACTTCGGTAAACCATGCGTCGCCGGCACGCGCATTGCGGTGCAGGATGTCCTGGAACTCGTTGACGAGGACATCCCCTTCAACCAGATCATTCGCGACTACTATCCGGACCTGACCGTCGAGGATGTCCATGCGTGTATCCGCTACGCGATCGCCCTGGTCGGTGCCGAGGACATTCGCCTGCGCCCGGCGACCGGGTAG